Proteins encoded within one genomic window of Aquarana catesbeiana isolate 2022-GZ linkage group LG03, ASM4218655v1, whole genome shotgun sequence:
- the LOC141134839 gene encoding olfactory receptor 6F1-like: protein MLLGFEDLYQFKILFLVLLTIIYVVTSVGNLLIIALVSSCRSLQSPMYKFLSHLSICDLVISTNVTPNALRIILLGKAPMSFLSCITQLYFVGATLIMECFLLAVMSYDRYLAICCPLHYSSIMNTNVPHYLVLGTWLLGFGQSLITHSFILNTQFCASNIINHFFCDLGPMLQLSCSDTIVVQIEVSTFVIVTVLSQVLFITVTYVCIFKAILHISSVTGREKVFSTCSSHLTVVCIYYGSLTILYVAPSKANSFNLNKILSLLNSVVTPLFNPIVYSLRNKEIGSALKKIKFIKLCHDEYF from the coding sequence ATGCTTTTAGGATTTGAAGATCTTTATCAATTCAAAATCCTATTCCTTGTCCTTCTTACAATAATTTATGTTGTGACCTCAGTTGGAAATCTTTTAATTATTGCATTAGTTTCTTCTTGTCGGTCTCTACAGTCTCCCATGTACAAATTTCTCAGCCATCTCTCGATCTGCGATCTTGTCATTAGTACAAACGTTACTCCAAATGCACTGAGGATTATTTTATTAGGGAAAGCACCTATGTCCTTTCTTTCCTGTATCACCCAATTATATTTTGTTGGTGCAACCTTAATTATGGAATGTTTTCTCCTAGCAGTGATGTCCTATGATAGATACTTAGCCATATGTTGCCCATTGCATTACAGCTCTATCATGAACACCAATGTTCCTCATTATCTTGTCCTAGGTACGTGGCTACTAGGCTTTGGTCAGTCATTAATCACTCATTCTTTTATACTCAACACTCAGTTCTGTGCATCCAACATCATTAATCATTTCTTTTGTGATCTTGGCCCAATGTTGCAGCTCTCCTGTTCAGATACAATAGTGGTCCAAATAGAGGTGTCCACCTTTGTTATTGTGACAGTACTTAGCCAAGTTCTTTTCATTACTGTTACCTATGTCTGCATCTTTAAAGCCATCCTCCACATCTCCTCTGTCACAGGGAGAGAAAAGGTCTTCTCCACCTGCAGTTCCCACCTGACGGTAGTCTGCATTTACTATGGGTCCTTGACCATTCTCTATGTCGCTCCATCAAAAGCAAATTCATTTAATTTAAATAAGATCTTATCATTATTAAACTCTGTTGTTACACCACTGTTCAATCCCATTGTATACAGTCTGAGGAATAAAGAGATTGGATCAGcactaaaaaaaatcaaattcataAAGTTATGCCATGATGAATATTTTTAA